A segment of the Lycium ferocissimum isolate CSIRO_LF1 chromosome 5, AGI_CSIRO_Lferr_CH_V1, whole genome shotgun sequence genome:
GTTTAGTTGACAAAAATCTCTTTCTTCGATAAGATTGTAGTTAGGATTATACTCCTGCAAGGGGCTTCCTATTTCTCCGCAGATAACTTCACATATTGGAACAATTTTTCCACACTTCTTATTTAGACCTTTAAATTTTTCTTGTATAGTCATGGCATTGACCCTATATAGGGAGCTGTGATTTTACACAAAAATATTTGCTGAAATAATTTGACATGGCAAGGACGTTCAACATTAGCTTAGCTCAACTGTTTCAAGAATTGATCAATGTACATTGTTTAATTATTTAGAAAGAGGATAAGTGCATGCTTATATAATTTTGCTTGATAATGTCCAGGTTCGATCAAACAATTTGGGAGCGGTTGGATTCTTGGGAGACAGCAGGAGAATGAATGTTGCCATAACAAGGGCACGCAAGCATGTAGCAGTTGTCTGTGACAGTTCAACTATATGTCACAACACATATTTGGCCAGGCTGCTTCGTCATATTAGGTATTTTGGCAAAGTAAAGCATGTCGAACCTGGCAGCTTCTGGGAATTCGGCCTTGGTATGGATCCAATGTTGCCTAGCAAGTTAAGTTAAAAAGAGTTCACCAAGATTGAATTTTAAGTGCTTCTTTCCATCTGGTGACTGACTGGGCTGACTCTCGGATACAATGATGCCCTGGTTCGGTCTGCAAATTATATATTCAGGTGCTTCAAGCAATTCAGCTATTTGACCAAGACAACGAACTCGGGGTAatttttatttgtatatataattcaaagaaaactttGTGAAAAGtgtaaatatatattcatacagCTTTAACGTTTATACGATTCTTGATTGTTTAACTCCAGTTAATGGTTTTCTTTGTATTTGAATCAGTGAAGATTATACGTATAAACAAGGATCAGTTTCATTCACTGCAGGAGTTGTTCATACttcatatatgatatttttgggGAGCCTTTATCAACTGAAAATAAAGAGTCAAAATGATCGCGAAACTTTGGATAAGCAAAACTTCTAGTATTAAATAAACTTGCCCAGCTCTAAGTTAGTGCTGGACCATAGTGAACAAAACCTTCATTATGTCCTTATTCTTTGGACTCtctttctccaaaaatgttATCATGagtaattttttccttttgcatAACATGTTGTAAAAGAATGTTAGTTAAGCAGAAGAATGTCGAGTGTGTTAATGTGCAGTTGGAGGTCAGATAAAAGACTTGCATTCAGAGTTTAGTGGAGTTAGTGTGCACTTAGAGATCAGATTTTCATTGTTTCTACTCCTGTGATTGATGAGTAGGTGATGGAGCATacgacacacacacacatacatatggTGATAACTGATACTACCTTAGGAAAACATGATTACTGCCATCAGAAACAGAGTTTTGGGGCAGGAGTAAGGGTAGTAATAGCGCGGGCTAGTCACTTTTCAACCCTGTAACTGAAATAACCATTGTCCTGTAGAAGTAAAACTTCAAAACAGTAgctatttttcaattacaaAGGTTGGAAAGTACTACAgtatttctatatttttccCCGAGTAAGGAGATGAAGAACGAAGGCAAAAAGGATTTTAGATAAGCAGAAGAATGTTAAAGCATTAATGATTTCTAGAAAGCTTGCAATATTTAGTAGCGGAGACACGTTACACAAGAAACATTCATTAAAcatgtatataattataaatataatatttcgAACATCAATTTTGAACAAGAAGTAATGCATTAAAATCTTCAGTCATATTCAAAACTACACCAAACGTAGGTATCAAAATAAATGGCTATCGCTTACACTAAATCAGTAAATCTTGTGAGTTGTGAACACTACTTGACTGCATACAATGTAGCAACAAAGGCAGTGGAGATGTAAAACAAGTTATCTCACAAGACGTGCCGCAATTGCAGTAGGTCCCTAAATGTTCAATGTGGGATAACGTGTTGATAATTACTAGAGTAGGTTATTCAATTGGACATGCAAGACAAGTTGATGACGTACCAGTTGATACATTTCATTGTTTCTGAAAAGCAATTTTCTTATGCTTTTgtttttcaaacttcaaaccaaccaactTCTTGTACCCCCTCATTCTTCATTTCTGTTTGTTCTATCGTCACTTTGTTTGACAAATGTAAGCACCAAAGAAATGGATTTTACACGTATGCATTAGCTGTGCCTAAAACCATCTGACGTTTactacctttttatttttattttttttttttatttagtggTAAGAAATTTGACTTTTCCATTTTAATTCAATACTAGAATATTAGAAAATATAAATGCATCGAAATTCAATGAAAATCTAGCAATTACGCACTAGTAGTTGCGTAGTGCTAATATGTTGCCACCTCCCAATCCACAGATACTAATATAATCCATTTTGCAATTTCTCCACTTATTTGCCTTAGATCGTTGTAGAGGTAGAGAAGTTAGGAGCAACTAATGTTAAGACGCAGGACTATATGCAAGGACTCTGCGGTATGTAATGACCAACTTTAATACTTAGTAGTATATAATATACTCCATTTTGCacccccaaaagaaaaaaagttggcaaCCACAAATGGCTGATAATTCTTCCACCTTCAAATACTGAGCTAATTGTGGAATCCAAATTCTTTCAAGTACTtatttttcatcagattttcaGCCCACACATGGTGGTATACATTCAACTCTTATTCTTTATCAACCAGTAGTAGCGAAGaactaaatttaaaaaatgaaccAACTGCTGTTACAAAATGGCAGGAATTCGATGCCCCGTCTCTAACTAACAATGTAAAGTAATGCGACTTTAATGTTGACATCATTAAAAGTGCTCTTTTTTCATAGTAAACTGTATATGATATCAATCGAAAAGTTTTGCGACTTGAAAAATGAAGTAGTTGACCCTGGTGGCGTTTGATACTCCTAAGTTGTGCCTCGATCACTTCCCCCCAGCTGCTTCGGTTGGTGTTTTGGTAGTCATCTGGTCAACTGCATGCACAGTGTTCTGAAGTTCTTCCCATATGGCTTTGTAGACCATCCTTTGCCTATTCACAGCAGATTGTCCCTCAAAAGCTGAAGAGATTACATCAATGCTGCATATAGAAGATTAATAATGACTTAATAGAACAAGCAACAAATACGCTCACCACTTGATTTAGTATTCCCATACAATGCACCATCTACTAGAGAAGAAACATCACCTGACATGCCGACCATCACCATAAGCATCTTTAACTACGACTGTCTCCGCATTCAACTGTTCCTTGATCTGTTGACATATATTTAAATCTCAATCGGACAATTATATTGACAGAAGTTACACTATCACAAAAGACATGAATGTAATATCCCCGGCAGATATGTAGTCTAAAGTATTGAAAATATAGGAGCATGGAATTTGTACAGACAAACGTAGCATAGGCTAAGCAAGTTCTGCATTCCTTATTATTGTAATCTTAGGCCACAGCCTTGTTTATGTAACCATtgacaaaaatgacaaaaacgTAAAAAGGATCAAATATCAAAAGTTTAATGCAAACAGAATTTCATAAATCTCAAAAGAAGAATCTACGTCAAGTTTTCAACGGATATACCCTTGGACAGGGGCTACAACATAGAAATCACACTCGACAAAGGTGGACACTTAGCTACAGCAGCGGGTGCTGCAGCGGAACTGATTGCAAAAGAGGGGACAAGGAAGAGAAGTTCTTTACCAGAACTGTAATTGTGGACATACTGTGGTTAAGAGCTTTTGCTGCCATGTTTTAGTTAAAGTAGGTGCTAATATATGCCATAAAGAAGTAGCATTCTATACTTTGTTTCATATGATTAATTATAAATACAAACCACCTGTAATGCATCGAACCAGTTTGCGGAAAGTTATACTTActatgaggaaaaagaaaagaaaatagttaATTATAAGCCCGTTTTGGTTAACCTGATTATAAATGCCCCGGCGTTTAGCTCAATCGGCAAAGGTTGAGGGACTTGTTAGGCCACAAGTTTGAGTCCTTTGCCAAACTTTAGATGTTGGACTGATTTTCTATGCAGTAATGTGTTTTACTAGAAGTATTGAAACTGCTAGGCCCTCCAtaatgtgaaggtgtttgactgggcacagAATTTAAGACAAAAGGTAAGACCTTAGAAATTTGTGGTAAAAAATAAGCCATTAAGgggaaaatgagaagtttaaagttaaaagtGTTACTAATTATAGaaagatgtcattctttttggaactgactaaaaagaaaagagtgtcacataaattgggacggagagagtaataaATATTTGATGTGTTTGGTGAAAAGGTGTTGATAAGTTGTTCTTTTAATAATATGACTTTAAGTACAcctaaaaaaaattggaaggaaATGCACAAACGACGTATATGGAATGGAGAGGAAGTTAGGGGTTTCATTTTGGAGAAAGTATTTTGGGAACTAGAACAAACATAAGATCTTGGTGAAACTAAAAGGGTtaataaaattgaaaacaataagttgggggtgaaatatttgtctttgtatgattttggcttataagcactTGGCTATACGTACTTTGGTATTTACCGAATGCGTAGATAAGTCAAAAGGTACTTAAAAGCCAATTTGACCATCTTGTGTTTTGACTAAACTTAGAACCTGTTTGGATTAAGCTGATTGTAAATAGCTGATAAACTTCAAGTGCTAAAAAGTAAGAaactaattttataaataagcagttacgtgGTGTTTGGATAGAAGTGTTGAAACTGCTAATAAGCAATTGATGTGTTTGGTAAAAAAGTGTTGATAAGCTGTTCTATTTTTAGAATGAATAAATTAACcttaaaattttgcaaaaattataaattttgaaaGTAGCCTtgtaatgaaaaagaagaacagCGGATACAGAGCGAAGCGGAAGTGAAGAGTTTTGTTTTGAGAAAGATAattgagaattaaaaagaatattaaggataaaatagtaaaatactTGGTCAAGCCAAAAGTGCTCATAAGCTGAAATTTTTTAAGATGGGGATGACCAACTTATTGTTTTTGACTGattttagcttataagcacATGGCTTATAAGTACTTTGGTGGTTTTACCAAACGCATAGATAAGCTAAAAATGCTTATAAGCCAGTTTGactagcttataagctaaaccAAACATCCTGTTATAAGCTGGTCAACTAGCTTACAAGCACTTTTTTGGCTTATATGCGCATTTGGTAAACATCAACAAAATCagccaaaagtcataagttggtCACCCAtaacttatgattttctagCTAGCACTTTTGGTTTGATCAaactttttatgattttatccttaatatctttTGTAATCTCCGAAATACTTTTTGTAACAGAACATTTAAGCCCCTCTTTACTGTGAATTGGTCGCCCCTAACATATGatagcttataagcacttttgatTTGACCAAACCTTGTAtgattttatccttaatatctttTGTACTATTCATAACATAACATTAAGTCCCTCcctattcaacttccatcattcttccctttttatgtaaaaggtactttttattttttatttttttttaaatagcttTAAGGACCTCTCGGTCATTTTAATATAAATAGTGCTTATCAACACTTTTTTACCAAACAAACTAACTGCTTATATCAAATTCAGCACCTCTATCAAAACACGTAactgcatatacataaaatcagATTTAACACCTATAAGTGTTTTTTGACCCTTAATGCTAATCGGTTACTTTTAATCAGCTAACCCGAATGGGGTCATAAGCTTATCCCAACACCTTGGAGTAATTTGAGGATATTGTAAACTAACATTCAAGGATCCTTTAAAAGGAATTTAACAAGTCTAGTCCAAAAATCAAACTATGCTTGAGTCTTTCTATAAGTATAGTTCTATTAACTTCATTATGACACCGAGAcgaatattttgagatgttcCTACTATGTGATTTACTACTTGCGCAGTACTTCTCTATCCCCACCTACCAACACTAACGTAGCAAATGTACACCCCTTTATCTCATTTGATTACATAGTCCAAATAGTTTTCAACATCTATATATGCCTTTGTTACTCAGCCGCTTACCACATCCAGAAAACACTCAAAACTCATCTCAACTCTGGTGCCTATAAAATCAAATCTTTGTCTTAACTTTATAGTTCATTGTACATGGATCAAGGTGTTGCGTGTCACCAATGCACTAGTTATTTATTTGATATAATGTGCAGCATCTGTGATCCTAGGCAGGTGAGTTCATCTTTTTGTTTACAACCGAGAAATTCCCGAGGGTAAGTGGTGCACTGCACGGTGCAAAACTTGGTGGACAATGGCCTTGACCCTCCACCCTTCTACACTTAAGTACCAAGCTTTTGTCTACGAAAGGGTTCAAATCCATGGCATGCGCCTAACCCACATATCACGCGCTGCATTCTTACCACTGGACCAAACCCAGGGTCAAGGGGCTTCGTCGCATGGTTCACTGAGTATCTAAAGGATGCTTCATTCCTAGTTCCctgttccttttttcttttcaaatccTAACATCTTCAATtctataccaaaaaaaaaaaaaaaaaaaaaatcttcaactCTGAAAAATTAACCATTGTAATTAATATCatgaatattttgtaatttcTAAGTCAATTCTTGTTAGGTTCCTTCTTTTTAAGTGATTTTTGTAAGACAGCACGTACTCAGGGATGTTTTGCTCCTAATGATAATCTTGCTCCTCTGTGCCCTTTCCTACAACCTGAACACTGTATCAAAGGCCCCTTGAGTTCTACACCTCAAGTTCTTTCTCTTTTGTCCCAAATTCCATCCTCCTGATTCTTTGAAAGGTTTTAAGCTGCTCTTTCTTTGATAGTCATGGTACTATTCAGTTAACTCTGCTAATCTTTCTTAACAGCAAAAGGAGCAAaaagaaatatatttccaaGAACGTTTCTTAGGGTCAGATCAACATTTTGGACAACGGCATTCAGCAGTGGAGACGCCTATGAAAGTGGGAGTTCATGGAAAGTTGATAAAGCCATCAAGAAAATCTGGGTTATGGTACCTGTTTGtaatattttggtgtatttggaCAGAAAGAAACCGGAGATGCTTTGATGGAATATCAACTCGAAGCCATCTCCTGAAGGCTAGATGCTTAATGAATTTATTTAGTTGGCGCAAGTTGTCCCCTGTAATTAGCATGAACCATTCTTTGAATTTCATTTGCAGCTTAGTATTTTAGAAATGAGGTGAACTATTGCACCTTCTTAATGCCTTTTATGAAAGGAGATAATGATCAAAAAACACACCCGAATTATCACTTTTTCGCGAGTTCCACACTACACACCCGAATTAtcactttttcgcgagtttcacacTATCACggtctatgtattaaaacacacctagcTGAGAGTTCCCATaggaaaacaaaacaaatgttAGTTGTCATATTCAGTTTCGAGGTGTGTGCTTAATACATATATGGTAATAGTTCAagtaggaaaagggaacaacCGATAGCTGGGTTGTGAAACTCGCCAAAAAGTGACAGTTGAGATgtatttttgaccattaactctttcagcacctaaacacaagtctgccGAGTCTTTCACTATTCCTCAAAATGGCCActtcattttaaaaattaaaaaaaaaaaaaaacatttcttgggGGGTCAGATTTAGCAATTACTCCCATTTTCAGGGTATAAATCTCCAGAACAAAGTCTTACAGTAATTCCTAGAGTTTTAAGCTTTAAAAAGCACAAAGCAGATAAACACAACCCCAATAAAACCCTCAATATGCTTAAAAAAGGGTCAGTGAATTTATAACCTTTTTTTGCATAGACTGCATAAGAGGAGAATCAAATGAGCTATTATTGGCAGAATCGCTACTTGCTCGAATACTGAAATTCCGGTGACCAGCAAATGCCTCAATCTTCGAACCTACAAGGGGAAGGACCTTAATCGACCTGTAAGAAGGGGCAGAAATAGAGTAGCATTTCACAATGGCAGGCACACGTGGCGGAACGGAGCTGCTCAATCGACGGATACACAGCGCCGCCACGTTTGGCCTTACAACAAACAGAGCCTTCGTCATCTCTACTTTATGGTCACAAGCGAATTAGCGGTCCGTTTGTCTAATGGACGTCGGATGATAAATGAGTAAGAGCCCATTTGGATaggcttataagccatttttagtttatttgagtgtttgagtaaaatagaaaacaacttaaattaaattaaaatatatttaaaataagttaaaattaAGAAGTTACTCAGtcttaacttatttttttgggcaaaagttattTTGGTTTGATCAacaattttacccttttatctcttatattttctgttaattttaATAAtacccttacttctaaaaaccctttaaaCACTTTTATCTAAACACGTAactacttatttataaaataactttcagtaattaaaaagtaatttaagcatttatgcttaaaagccacttttttcagttaatccaaacgggctctaaaaaTCCACCAAATAAAATGTAGAATTAGTTTATGATATTCACGGTTAAAAATTATGATTTCCATATAGTAAGTAATTTTGAATTATctatattttgatattatttttttatgtttttcaaaaaaaaatatatccacTAAATAATACTATAGTTATTATTTAATTCGGGGTATTATgatctttttttaaaaccaaaaaaaaaaagtaataatattGTGACAAGAGGAGTTACTCACCTAGCCAACATCCCCACCTACAGCCCAAGGATTATGGGTTTATGTCACCAAAGGGGCAATAGCTCCAACAAAAGGGAATCAAAGGGTGGGgattaaaaaaagaaggtaaTAATATTATGATATTTATATTTGTTTACCCTCAGAGagcaacaattgaatttgtacgtggtttaaaggatatgtgACTTGAGCTTACTAACAAAGAATTAACGAGCAAACTATGAAaatcaaacaaagtaaatgagCCTGAGTATTGAGATGGCAGAATTGTCGGGGAGGGGATTCTTGCTCGGATTGTGCTTAATGGGTCCGATTGGGGGATTCCTTCCTCCGGCTGTTTGGAACGGACTGTGAAGTGTAAAGAACGAACTTAACAAAGAATGATACTCAGAACAGAGGCTTAGATGGAGAAGAGTTTTTCTTATTAGCAACTGGAATATATTTTTAAAGATGATTCTGATGCCCTCTAATGGAGCTGATGCATGCGTTTAAATAATGTAAGTATCCTACTAAAAATAGGATACATGAACCATCACGTGGATAAAAGTGGTTCCGATATTGTCGGACACGTCCGTTGGTGGCTTGATCCTCGGCGATGAATCAGGAGAAGATAACCTTCCGTTGATTTGGACCTATCCCTTCGAATACACCTCGGGTGACAGTTCACGGACTTACTGCCTCGGACACGTCAAGGTTCCCTTTCACAAACCAATACTAACCAACCTTTACTGAACCGGAGAGAACTTTTCTCAAGTTCTCACCGTACACAGATAGTCCCTCCATTTTTCCGAAGTAAAGAAATGGAAACGGGAAATGGATTGAAAAGACCCCCGTTCTCCCAAAACCATAATCGCATAACGGACTATCCAGACTTCGAATATAATAAATGCTGCACCATTACATGCTTTGGTAACATGGATTTCATCAGAATCCTTTGGCCTTCTGAACTCTACCATTACTAGAAACTTCTAGAAGTCTCTAGAAGttcctccaacttcaactttcTCCCTATATAAAGCCATGCATAGCATCACTTCTTCACACATTCTGAAAACGTTGGTCTTGCTTTGCTTTAAGATGTCTTCTCCTTTATTGTTGTTAACCGACGCTGCCCCTCATTTGGATTCGCCTATACCATCTTCCACCGAACCTTTACAATCTTCCACCGAACCTTTACCATCTCCCGAACCCCCTGCCATGACGAACCTCGAACTCCAAGTGGCTGAAATTGTCCCTGTTGGGTTCAATTTTGAGGATGATTGCAGGATCGGTCACCACTACGACCATATGAGGAGCTTCGAATCCTTTGTTACCGACGATACAATTCCCAGGGTTCGGAGAGAGTGCGGCTTAGACACAGGGGTTGAGATTTCGCCTGTCGGGCTGGGGATGCGGATTAACCAACACATCCCCGGTCATTACC
Coding sequences within it:
- the LOC132056235 gene encoding protein BOLA4, chloroplastic/mitochondrial-like; this translates as MTKALFVVRPNVAALCIRRLSSSVPPRVPAIVKCYSISAPSYRSIKVLPLVGSKIEAFAGHRNFSIRASSDSANNSSFDSPLMQSMQKKIKEQLNAETVVVKDAYGDGRHVSIDVISSAFEGQSAVNRQRMVYKAIWEELQNTVHAVDQMTTKTPTEAAGGK